The genomic stretch AAAAATTAAAGCAAGCTACACAAACCCTAAGCGATGTAACCGATAGCCAGCTGGTTGCGGCGTTCAACCAAGCCAAGCAGGCAGGCGGTGAATTAGCAGAGAAACTCGCAAATATCAGTGATGCAAAAAGTGATGAGGCGATTGCACTTTTAACGCCTGTAATTAAAAAAGCAGAAAACCAATTACGGGAAATGAATACTCAGCTTAATCAAACCAATACTAAACTGGCTAAGGACTTAAAAGAGGCCACCACGACAGCAAAAGAACGTCTACAAGCAATGCGGACTGAATTTGCCAATCTGGGTAAACAGGCAGGGCTTTCTACCGCACAACTCGATCCATTTTTACAGAAATTGGATAAAAGCCTTGTCCTAACTGACAAACTTGCTGCAGCAAAAAAACAGGCAGAAGGTAAGAAATATTTAGCCTCTCTTAAAACACAAGCGGCACGCCAAGGGCTAAATGAGCGTCAACGAATAGTATTTGACGCCAAAGAAAAAGGCTTGACAGGTAAAGATTTACAGTTGGCCAAACAGTATGCAGCGATTATTGCTAAACGTCCTAAATACAGTCATCGCAAAGATGAGTATCACGCATTGCAGTTACGCTATTTAAAAGCCACAGGTCAACAAGTAAAAGCGAATTTACTCGATGTAGAAAGTCGTTTTAACCAGTTATTAGTGGAATTTCAACAAACAGGCAATACTGCTGGCGTGGCGTTAATTAAGAAATTGCTACCGCTTGAGCAAGCCAAAGCACAGTTAGACGGCATTCAAGCACAACTTAATCAACGTTTTAATACGCAGGCAGCAGATGAAGCGTCAATTAATGCACAATTACAGGCAGGAACAATATCGCAAATTGAAGCTCAGCAACGTTTAAAAGGCGTATATACAGAAACTGTAGCAGAGATTCAAAAACAATTGCCATTATTAGAAAAATTAGCCCAATTACCAGGCGCACAAGGTGAGCAAGCTCGTGTGATTTTAACGCGTATGCAAGCAAAACTCACTGAGTTAAAAAGTGTCGGCGATGAGTTAACTAAAACATTCCAACAAGGCCTTACTCAAGGTATTCAATCTTCATTAATGGGATTAGCAAATGGCACGATGACGTTAAAAGATGCTATTAAGAATTTAGCATTGACGGTAGTAAATGCAATGGCTCAGATAGCAGCTCAACAGTTAGCTATGCAAGCGGTAAGTGCTGTAGGAAGTGCATTTAGCAGTGGGGCGGGTGCAGCGGTAACAGCAGCAACAGGAGGCTATATTTCAGGGCCAGGTACTGGGACGAGTGACAGCATTCCAGCACGATTATCAAATGGTGAGTTTGTTATTAGAGCAGCCTCAGTTTCACGTTATGGCGTTGATTTTTTGCATGCTTTGAATAGAGGGAAATTAAGGAAATTTAACAAAGGTGGTTTAGTTTCTTCACCTAATTTTCCGAAACCTAAAGAGCCTACTTTAACACACGAGCTTAAAGAAGGAATGAGTCAACAAAGAGTAGCAGTTTCACCTGTCAATATTCAACAAACGTTAGCGGTTGATAGTGCTGAGCTTTTTACTAGTGGTATCAATACAGTGGCTGGAGAAAGGGCTGTATTAACAGTAATTAGAGCGAATAAAAAGACAATTAAACAGGAGTTAGGTTAACTATGGCATATGAAACTGGAATTGCAAAAACCGAACGGGATTTTCTTAAGAAATTAGATAAATTTTTAACGACAAATGAGAGTCTAGTAAAAAATGGACAAAATTGGACAAAAATTTTTGAACGTATTATCCCTGCTACGACCCATAAAGTTGATCGTTATCAGGTTGTGTGGAAAGCAACTGGCACGGGTATTGGTCAAGATATTTATGTAGGGGCCGAAACACAAAATCTTATTGCTGATGACGTTTACAATATTACATTTTTTGGTGGGACATTTTTTAATTTAGAGTTAGTTAACCAAATTAACATTGAGGACTTTAAGAATGCCATGGTGAATGTCTCTCCTAGTGTTTGTGTTTATGGAAATGCACGTGATTTTGAGTACCATTTTTTTGCAAATGGCCGTCATTTTAAAGTGGTCAGTCGTATTGGTAAAACCACGTCTACTGCGTATTGCGGTTTTATTTTACCGACTGTTCCACCTACTGAATATCCTTACCCTCTCTGTATTGCTGGTACGGGACCGACACACGACAGTGATAACCATTTAAACCGTTATTCGAGGGAGGACAGATTGAACTCATCCATCGTTTATGCTCGAAATAAGAGTTGTTATTTACTTCTCCCAACGCAAGTATGGTCAGGTTTTTATGGTATGGGAGGTGAATACAAGGATCCTGCTCTTTATCCAATAAGAAGTATTGAGGACGACTCCACGCAGCGTTGGATAATGCAACGTATGGTCGGCCTAGGGTCGACACCTTTAATCCCTGTTGAATTTATTTCTCGAGGTCAGAAAGTGGGAACAAATCGGTGGGGATGTTTCGATGGCGTGTATTGGATACCTGGAATACAGCGAGCAACAGGAGATGTCGTTAATATTGATAATGAAACGAATGGACTCGTTTTCAATGATGGTTTTCGTACTAGCACGACGAGTTACTTTGTTTTTGAAAAATAAATGGCATAAGGACTTATAATGGCTTATCAAACTGGAAATGCACAAAATATTCATCAACTTTTGGAAAAACTGGCTGAATTTGCCAAAATTCTACAGTGGGAAATTGTGCATCATACCGAAACAAAATTATATTTGCGGAATAAAGATGGACACTGTTTTGCCCTCGAATTTTTAAGTAATGTGTTTTATACCATACCTTGTACTCAATTAAATAATGACAAAAGTGCAATCGAGCAGCTTGGTTCACCTTGTCTTGAAGGTAATTGTTATAAACAGATTTATACCCGTACAACTGATTTAAACCTTGGCAATTTTATTGGTTATGATTTCTTTGGTACAGCAGATTATTTACATGTAGTAGTGGAAATAAAACCAGAACAGTTTAGACATTTTGGTATTGGCATGTTACTTAAAGAAGCAGAATTTATGGGGGGACAATATGCATTTGGTACCTACCTATATGACCAAGATGAAGCAAAATCTAACAGCCGTTTAAATAATTATGGATTTAGTGCCAATGATGATTTGACTGCAACTGCAGTAGTACGGGCAGATAAATTCTCTGCTGCACAAAAATCCCCTTGGTATTTATATAGTGCTAATTGTTATTCCACAGTTTATGATTACGCAAAATGTGTAGGCAGTGCGTGTTATGCATTGGGCCGTTCAGCAATGCCAGAAGATTATCGCACCTATCATCCAGATAACTATTTAGTTCGCTATTCCCAATCACAATTTGGGAATACATTAATCCCTGCACCAAATAGCATTATTGGGCACAAATTAGATAATACGCTGATTAGATTAGGTATCTTACCTGATCGCTATGAGTGTACGATGCAAGGTATTCCCCCTAAAAAAATTTTAGAAATTAATGGGGAGCGTTGGAAAATCATTCCCAGTGCAGGTTACAACGAATATAACTCTACTCGTAAAACATCGAACCCAGATAACACTGGTATTCAAGGCGTCGCATATAGAATTATTGATGATGAGACAGTAGGGGTATAAGATGTCAAATATCATTAAAGGCTATAAAACATCTTCTTTTAATGTCGGCACAGTAAGCTTAAATTCTATACCATTAACAACCTATAGGAGTCATGCCAGATTAGTCAATAACTTCAAGGCTAAGCGTGCACATCTCATTAATACGGTAGCTGAGCCTAATTTAAAGCGAACTATATATGGTCGCGTGACACCTAATTTTTATAAGAATTTATATAATCGCATAATTATTATTCCTCATGTTGTTTCATTAGGAAATATCTCTTCACTTCAAGTTTTTGAGGTGACAGTTTGGAATGCCTTTAAGCATGAAGTAAATCTTTCTGAAATTAAATTGTTTAATACTGAAGGGATTGAGTTAAAAGGGCATGATGGAATAAATCACTTTGGCCCAATCTCACTAAAAAGATGGACTGTTTATGTAAATATGCAAGGACCTGCAGAGATTGATGCAAAAATAAGTTGGATTTTTGAAAATACCTCTGCGACTTTAAGCATTTTAGGTTCGAGAACGACAGACTGGACCTTTTCTCCAGATTGGGATGAGAATGTTGTTGAGAATTTAGAGTTTTTGACAAGCGTCTATCAATCAATTTCAGGTGCGGAGCAGCGAGTTTCTAAAAGACTCTCGCCACGGCGCACGTTAGAATTCAAGGTATCTTTATCAGGTAAAGAAAAACAGCTATTTGAAAATTTTGTGTATTCTTTTGGCTCACGTATTTGGAGTATTCCAATTTTTTACGATAAAACGTCTTTACATCATGCCGTTAGTTCAGGGGATACGCAGTTATTTTTAGATACGACAGGTTATGATTTTTCAGAAACTGGCAGAATTTTAATAACAAATGGAAAAATTAAAGAAACACTAGAAATTACTGAAATTAAGTCGGGAATATTATTTCTTAAACGACCTATTTTAAATCATTTTGATATCGATGCTGATATTTATCCATTACGCTCTGCTGTACTAACAGATATGCCTGTTATAACAAAATTAACCGATGGTGTATCGACCTCGCAAATTAGACTGCTAATTCATGAGCATAATGCCTGGAGTAAGGATGTCAGTCATTTACCTATTTATCGTCAGCATCCAGTGCTAGAGCCAACAAGCAGTTGGCATGAAGATATTTCTGCACAATATTTGAGAATGATTAAAACGTTAGATAATGGGACGGGACTTCCTACCTATTTTGATACGGCGAGTAAAGCTTTCCAATTAATTACACATCATTTTGTTGCAACCAATCGAGACGAACAACAAAAATTAAGGCAATTATTTTACTATTTAAATGGCAGACAAAAACCAATTTGGGTTTCAAGTTCGAGTAGTGATTTTGATGTTCTATCAGATATTAAGGGTAAAATTTTTTATGTAAAAAACATTGGTTTTACTGAAACGAGCTTTAATCAGGTAGGGCGTAAAGACATTCGTATTGAATGGACTGGCGGGGTTATATATAAACGAATTAAATCAGCAACAGTAGTAGATGAAAATACTGAGATGATTGGGTTAGATACAGAAGATTTGAATATTAGTAAGGATAATATTTTAAAAATTTCTTTTCTAACTTTATCAAGATTAGAAAGTGATATGGTAACTTTCAAGCATATTACCGATAGTGATGGCTTAGCTACGGTAACTGTTAATTTTAGAGGGTTACGTGATGAATTGGAAAATGCCAATTAAATGGGTTTTAAAACGACTTTAAAAACAGTTTAAAGGAAATTTTATGAAAGCATATGAAAGTATTTCTAACAGCCAGCCCGTTAATCTATATCAATTTATAAGAGGGAATAAAGAAAAAAATTATTATTTTTGTGATGCCGATATAGATATCGAAATTAACGGCCAAAAGTGGTTGGCTGAAACAATCTCTGATACAGGACGGCATCTGGGAGAAAATATTAGCGTGACGCTTCCTAGTAACAATCCTATTGCAATGCTATATCGGGGTATGCCGCCATCACAACGCGTAGAAGTTAGGATTATGCGTGTGGACTATATCGCAAAAGAAATTCAAGTTGTATGGATTGGCACGATTGTTGAAGCAAAACGAGAAGATATTCATCAAACCAAATTAATTTCAGCTGGGCTTTCATCAACAATGGATACCGCAGGATTGCGGCTTACATGGGGGAAAAATTGTCCTTATACGCTTTATGATGTGGATTGTAAGGTTAATCCTACAAAATTCGGGATAAAAAACTTAGAAATTGTTGCAATTGATGGCATGAGTATAGTTGTAAATGTGCCTAAAGCGCTTCCTGATGAATGGTTTATGGCTGGCTTTATCGAATGGGTAGATATTGATGGAGTAAGAGAAGTGAGAGCAGTAACAACTCATAAGGGAAATCGGATTAGTTTGATGGGAGGAACACAAAAGTTATCTATTGGATTACGTATAAATGTTTATCCAGGATGTGATGGACGAGTGCAAACGTGTAAAGAAAAATTTAATAATGTACTGAACTTTGGCGGTATTCCGCACATGCCAAGTAAATCACCGTATGACGGGAGTCGAATTTTTTAAAGGAGAAATTATGCCAATTATCTTAGCTATTGTAAAAGCAGTTGCCGTTATGGCAATTAGTTATTTACTTAATCGAGCACTTGCACCAAAACCAAGTACCAGTCAGCCTGAGGCAATAGGTGCAAATGATTGGAATTTTCCTCAATCTGATGAAGGTACGCCCCAATGCGTTTTCTTCGGTGATTGCTGGACGGAAGATTGGCAAGTCTTATCTTATGGTAATTATCGAGCAACTCCAATTAGAAAAGGTTAATAAACAATGGATACGCTTAAAATAACTATGGAAGATATGCGAGCTGTAGATTTTTGTGCTGCTGGCGTAGAGGCTTTTTTTAATAGAGAAGGACTAGATTATGCACTCTTTTTAAAAGAAGGAATTTCAGCAGAGGAATTATTAAATACAGGTAGTGTTTTTGCAAGAAAAGTGGTTAATGTAAAAATAAAAACCATTGAAAATAAAGAGGAACAATAAAGATGGGTGGCAAGTCAGGTGAATCTGTTGTTGTAGGTTATCGTTATTTTTGGGATATTCAAAGTGGCTTAGGAAGAGGACCTGTTGATGAAATTGTTGAGATACGAGTAGATGATAAAACGGCTTATGTTGGAAAACCAGGTGAAATTACACAATCTAAAGCCATTTTTATTGATAAACCTAATTTGTTTGGTGGTGAGGATACGGGCGGTGAAGGTGGTATAAAAGGTCGCATGGAGATTTTAATGGGTGAGCCAGATCAAAAACCTTCAAGGATGTTAGTTAATCTTTTAAAAGGAATTCCAAATCCTAAGATTGGTGGACGTTCATTGTTAAGTCGAAAATCTAGCCATTATACACGTGAAGAAAGAGAAGCCTTTATTTCTGATGCCAAAATTCCTGAAGCAGAATTAACTGATGATGATTTAATTCCTGGCTTTCGAGGCATAGTCACAACTGTTTTTAGTGGACTTATTAGCTGTTATAGTGGTTATCCTAAAAAACATAGTTACCGCGTTCGTCGTAATAAAAAAGGGTGGCATGAAAACTCTCCTTGGTATCCAGAAAAATGCCGTATTCTTTTAAGAAATGACAACCTACGAATTAGTGGTTTATTTAAGGAACAAGAAGAAAATGTAAGACAAATTCACGCCATGAATCCAGCTCATATCTTAGTAGAATGTGCGACGAATAAAAGCTGGGGCGGGAAAAAAGAACTCAGTGATCTTGATTTAGATTCTTATAAAAAAGCGGCAGATACCCTTTATCATGAAGGCTTTGGGTTGTGCATGCGTTATAACCGTCATAGCAGTATTAAAGAGTTCATGCAACAAGTTGTCGAACATATTGGTGCTATTCAATACGATAATGTGGAAACAGGAAAACAAGCTATTCGATTACTTAGAAATGACTATGATGCAGATAAGTTACCAACCTTTAACTATGATAATGGTATTTTAAAAATACAAGACGATGATAGCTCTGCAACTGATAATGCGGCTAACCAAATCATCTTAAAATTTTTAGATCCAGTAACGAATAAAGAAGACCAAGCAATTGCTAATAATATTGCGTCAATAAGAATGCATGGAGTTATTAGTAAAACAGTTAGTTATAAGGGGATACCAACTTTTGATTTAGCTGCAAGAGTGGCTCAACGTGATTTAGAAATGGTATCAAGTAGTCTAACGCGATTGAAGATAGTTTTTGATATGCGGGCAAGTAATTTTAAGCCAGGAGATGTCTTTAAGGTCAATTTACCTGATCGTAATATTGAAAGTGCAGTCTTTAGAGTAAGTCAAATTGAAAGTGGAAATGAAGGGGAATTTATTGTGACCTGCATGATGGACGTATTTGGCTTACCAAAAGCCAATTATTCCACTAAAAAATCAAAATCGCTTTACGTCCCGCCCAATTTTAGTGCAGAGCCTATTAGCACAAATAAATTGGTCGAATTGCCCTATCATGTGTTGCCCTTTATTTTTAATGAAGCCATGCTAAAAGTGATTAAACCAACGGATTGTTATATCACCGCATTAGCCGAAGCGCCAACACCATTATCACTTGGATTTCAGATGTGGACGAAGGTGGGAGAAAACTTTAGGAAAGCAGCCGATATGACGTTTGTGCCTTCTGTCATTTTTCCTGAAAAAATACAACCTTTTGAAACTAAAATTAAATTTAAGGGGGATGGCACAGAACTTATGAATGCCATCGCTTTAATGGTAAATGATGAGATTTTAAGGATTGATTCTGTAGATTTAGAAAATGAAACGATTACCGTAGGCAGAGGCTGTGCAGATACCATTCCAGAGGCTCATGAGGCTAATGCTCGGGCATGGTGCTATTTATTTGTAAATCAAATTGATCCAACAACATATGCACCAGGAGAAAAATTACAGTGTAAGTTACTTACTAAAACTTCTCAGGAATTATATCCTTTGGCAGAGGCTATTCCTCAATCTATAACCCTACGCCAACGCCAAGCGAGGCCTTATCCACCTGGAAATGTTAAAGTGGATGGGGTATTGGGTGGCCAAATTAATGATGTGAATAAATTTTCAATATCATGGGCTCATAGAAGTAAAGAAATTCAATCAGATAAGCTTATTTCTCATATGGAAGATAGCGTCGTCACTGCACCTGATGGCCTCTATAAGATTAAATTTTTTGAAGATAATAAGTTAATAAGAACTGTTTTAACGAAAGAGGATCATTTTATTTACCCTGATACAGAAAAGAGGGAGGATGAAACCTTTAATCGAATAACATTGAGTGCATGGAAAGACGGATTAGAAAGCTTATATCAATATGAATTTACTGTATCTGGTGCAATGACATTACTCTATGACTGGAATTTTAAGAAAAATTTTACCGTAGGAAATCAATACTTAAATAAATATGATGATACCGATATGCCAGGCGGTAAGTACATCATGCTAAATTCTGATCTGAATACAGCCAATAATAAAGATATTTATCTTAGTTTCCCATTAAAGAAAGCCTATAAAAAAGTATTACTCTCTTATAAGGTAGGCTCTTATGGAAAGCGGAAGGGACTCTGTAAAATAGCGTTACAGTTTTACTATCAAGGAAAGATGATGAGTGAAATGTTATCGCCTACCTTCGGAAATTGGAAACGTGATGAATGGCATCATCAGGCAATGCTAAGCGAGTTAAGTGATAATGTAGATGAAGTCAGATTTAAAATTATCGTTGAGGGGAACATTCATAATAATGCTTTAGCTTTTAAAGACATTGTATTAAAGGTTAATGAGGCATAAATGCGACTGTTTCTAAGAAAAGACTATTTCCGTAGGAATTATACCATATCATTAAGGAGTAAAACAATGAAGTAAGCCAATAAAAAACGAGAAGACGGCGACATAAACCATGTGGAGGCATGGTTTATGTCAGCTACGCAGGCATAATCTGCATATAGCCATGCGCCGCCTGCCTTGCAAGGCGGGTGAATTGTATCAAAAAACAATTACCGATGGGAACCTTTATGCAGAAAATAATGCAACTTCGATGTAAATGCTGTAATAAATTATTAGGGCAGGCAAAAGAAGTAAAAAATCTAGAGATTAAGTGTGTACGTTGTAAACGAATCAATACGTTTAATCATAGTTGTTAATAATTCACCAATAGAGTGTCATTGAACGCCTTAATAAGGAGTTTTTTCAATGACACTATTCAAACAAGCCCCCTTACCATTTACGGGGCAAAAACGTCAGTTTTTATCACACTTTAATCGTATTCTTAATGAAAATATCTCTAACCATGGCGAAGGCTGGACTATCTTAGATGTTTTCGGGGGAAGTGGCTTACTAAGTCATAATTCTAAATACATCAAACCAAATGCACGAGTAATTTATAATGATTTTGATGGATATACTGAAAGATTAGGACATATTGCGGACACTAATCGATTACGCTCAATGATTTATGCCGTAGTGGCTGATGATGTCAAGAATACTCGTCTAAGCGAGTCCAAAAAAGCTAAAATTCTCAATATCATCCATACTTTTGATGGTTATCTTGATACTCAAACTATCGCATCGTGGCTATTATTCAGTGGAAATCAAATATCTAGCCTTGACGAATTGAAGAAAAAAACGCTATGGCATGGCATAAGAAAAAACGATTATCCAACAGCAGAAGACTACTTAGATGGTATCGAAGTAGTGAGTGAAAGTTTTCACACACTATTACCAAAATTTGCGAATCAAAAAAACGTCCTTTTACTACTTGACCCGCCTTACTTATGTACCAATCAAAAATCATATAAACAGGCAACTTATTTCGATTTAATTGATTTTTTAAGGCTCATAAATCTTACAAAACCACCTTACCTTTTCTTTAGTTCAACTAAAAGTGAGTTCATTCGCTTTATTGATTTTATTACAGAAAATCAACTGGATAACTATGAAAGTTTTATGGATATAAAAAAGATTGTAGCTAAGGCACAGTTAAATCATCAAACGGTATATGAAGACAATTTAATTTATAAATTTTAAAGGGTGAAGTTATGAAAGAACTAAGTTTATTTACTGGTATTGGCGGGGGAGTTTATGGCTCGCAAATTTTAGGATGGCAAACGATTGCCTATGTAGAAAAAAACGATTTTTGTCAACAGGTTATAAAACAGCGAATAGCAGATGGCATTTTTGAACAAGGAGAAATTTATGGCGACATCGCAGATTTTAATAAGTACCACGCCCACAAATATGCAGGAGAAATCGACGTGCTCACGGGCGGTTTCCCATGCCAACCATTCTCGTTGGCTGGCAAGCAAAAGGGCACGAGTGACAACCGTTATTTGTTCGATGAAATTATCAAAACGATTAAGATTATACAACCAAAGCGGATTTTTTTTGAAAATGTCAGAGGGTTGCTCAACTCAAACGCCATTGTTCAAATTTTCCAGAAACTCGCCAATCTTGGATATGACTGCAAGCCCCCATTACTGCTTGGAAGTAGCGACTGTGGGAACGTCCATCAAAGAAAACGACTGTGGATTTACGGTGAACTTACCAACATTACCGACACCACAAGCGAGCGATGCAAGCTTTGGTTGGAGCCTACGCACATTAAGACAAGTACAAAAACGAGAGCAAAGCAATCATCAAATGATGTTGCAGGGCAAACTGATTTTAGAAGCACACAACGCAAATATCAGATTAAACAATATAGAGATTATTTCACACGAGCAGATGTGCCTGAACCCTTGCTTTGCAGAGTGGATAATGAATCTACCGAACGGTGCGAGCGGATTAAAGCCATTGGTAATGGACAAGACCCTGTTGTAATGGCTACGGCGTATTATATTCTAACGAATATGTTGTAATAAAAATTTTTTACCTAATATCTAAACTTTAAAAGCGTTAATTCTTGCATAAAATAAGTGTAAAACTATATGCAGATATTAACGCTTTTTTGTGCAAAAAATTTTGCGAGCTTATAGATTTTACTTAAATCTACTTTGTTTTGAGAGTACCCAATGTATCGGTATAACTTAAGGGGGGAGGTATTCAAAAAACGCAGTCATTTTAATCAATAATATTTTACATGTCAATAAGAATTATTATCATTTGTAATTTTTTAATTACCTGAAATTTTCATATTATTAATTAGCATCGATCCCGTTTGAATATTGGAGCGATGTTCTACATCATCAGTGATTGCTACGATATCTTTCATCATACTTTGTAGATAGCCAGCAATAGTAATTTCAGCAACAGGGAATTTTATTTCTCCGTTTTCGACCCAAAAACCAGATGCACCACGAGAATAATCGCCTGTGACGAGATTTACACCTTGTCCCATTAAGTCGGTAACAAGTAAACCAGTTCCCATTTTTTTTAATAGGGCATCAAGACCACCTGTCATATTTGGTTTCACGAGCCAGTTATGAATGCCTCCTGCGTGTCCTGTCGTTTGCATCCCCATTTTTTTGGCACTGTAATTGGTTAAAAGATAGGTTTGCAAAATACCGTTATCTACAATAGTGCGATCCATTGTTTTTACCCCTTCACTATCAAATGGCGTAGAGGCGAGCGCACCTAGAAGATGTGGACGTTCTTCAATGCGGAACCAGTCGGGTAAAACTTCTTTACCTAAACTATCCAATAAGAAACTGGCTTTACGGTAAAGGCTACCCCCACTAATTGCTGCGGCAAAATGACCAATAATTCCCGTTGCCACATCATTCATAAAAATAACAGGTACGTTTTGAGTTTCAATTTTTTGTGGATTTAGATGAGAAAGTGTTTTTACTGCACTATTGCGACCAATCCATTCAGGCGTAGCAAGTTTATGGAAATCACGTGAAATGCTATATTCATAATCACGTTCTAGCGCCTCATTTTCTTGACCGATTACCGAGCAAGAAAGGGAATAACGACTCGATAGATAGCTTTGTAGCATGCCTTCGGTGTTTCCATAAATACGAATTCCTGAATGCGAATTAAAACTTGCACCATCGCTATTTACAATACGTTTATCATAATCTAACGCAGCACGTTCGGTTTCTTGGGCAAGTGAAATGGCGTGGTCGATATCAATATCATGTGGGTGATAAAGATCTAAATCTGGAGCGTCAAAAGCTAAAAGCGATTTATCCGCAAGCCCTGCACAATCATCAGGTGAGGTATAGTGGGCAATCGCAATCGCTGCATCTACGGCTTTTTCGACTGCCTCTTTGCTTAAATCAGCCGTTGAGGCATTTCCTTTTTGTTGCCCTAAATAGACTGAAATCCCCAGTGCGCCGTCATTATTAAATTCGATATTTTCCACTTCTTGTAAGCGAGTTGAAA from Actinobacillus delphinicola encodes the following:
- a CDS encoding tape measure protein yields the protein MSNQLNLAFVIKTKLDGVLSDFKAIKNRLQQVNKENNRLGRQTQATEHAFAKLSNRFIETGNKAGEVRSGIESISKQLLNLQRIYAGWQGIKFFGTGLSDIAKTADSFNNYQSRIALVSRSNAEAKSTFQSLMAISNETGKSFEATAELYTRVFRSLGQNANRSDLLNFTKTVQQALTISGASTQEAQAALIQLSQGLSAGALRGEEFNSVSEQAPILLDLMQKSLGKTRAELRKLAEQGKLTTEVVMAAVREGAQDIDSQYQKMPKTIGRAVNELSNAWLTFVGQTDNTFSASGTVSRGISFLAENLNTLATGALTLAGVALIRYVVNLRQTQQGLSRLSAMMLRVKGVTVAQAAIDVKAAQSALVAAKATDQRTAATLRLAQAQQRLNLLQQSVRKGTGLGGMVMGFFGGGFGLALTAISGLVVLYQALQEKERALAAQYQNTLQSLDQNIEKTNALIKVRKQLSQLSFVENRGQLATNTHSLQEVEKQLNDLQAQKRMQQHLYDSALENGGLTFGFTDRLAKIDEKITALTERYQKLKQATQTLSDVTDSQLVAAFNQAKQAGGELAEKLANISDAKSDEAIALLTPVIKKAENQLREMNTQLNQTNTKLAKDLKEATTTAKERLQAMRTEFANLGKQAGLSTAQLDPFLQKLDKSLVLTDKLAAAKKQAEGKKYLASLKTQAARQGLNERQRIVFDAKEKGLTGKDLQLAKQYAAIIAKRPKYSHRKDEYHALQLRYLKATGQQVKANLLDVESRFNQLLVEFQQTGNTAGVALIKKLLPLEQAKAQLDGIQAQLNQRFNTQAADEASINAQLQAGTISQIEAQQRLKGVYTETVAEIQKQLPLLEKLAQLPGAQGEQARVILTRMQAKLTELKSVGDELTKTFQQGLTQGIQSSLMGLANGTMTLKDAIKNLALTVVNAMAQIAAQQLAMQAVSAVGSAFSSGAGAAVTAATGGYISGPGTGTSDSIPARLSNGEFVIRAASVSRYGVDFLHALNRGKLRKFNKGGLVSSPNFPKPKEPTLTHELKEGMSQQRVAVSPVNIQQTLAVDSAELFTSGINTVAGERAVLTVIRANKKTIKQELG
- a CDS encoding phage tail protein, producing the protein MSNIIKGYKTSSFNVGTVSLNSIPLTTYRSHARLVNNFKAKRAHLINTVAEPNLKRTIYGRVTPNFYKNLYNRIIIIPHVVSLGNISSLQVFEVTVWNAFKHEVNLSEIKLFNTEGIELKGHDGINHFGPISLKRWTVYVNMQGPAEIDAKISWIFENTSATLSILGSRTTDWTFSPDWDENVVENLEFLTSVYQSISGAEQRVSKRLSPRRTLEFKVSLSGKEKQLFENFVYSFGSRIWSIPIFYDKTSLHHAVSSGDTQLFLDTTGYDFSETGRILITNGKIKETLEITEIKSGILFLKRPILNHFDIDADIYPLRSAVLTDMPVITKLTDGVSTSQIRLLIHEHNAWSKDVSHLPIYRQHPVLEPTSSWHEDISAQYLRMIKTLDNGTGLPTYFDTASKAFQLITHHFVATNRDEQQKLRQLFYYLNGRQKPIWVSSSSSDFDVLSDIKGKIFYVKNIGFTETSFNQVGRKDIRIEWTGGVIYKRIKSATVVDENTEMIGLDTEDLNISKDNILKISFLTLSRLESDMVTFKHITDSDGLATVTVNFRGLRDELENAN
- a CDS encoding phage BR0599 family protein, translated to MKAYESISNSQPVNLYQFIRGNKEKNYYFCDADIDIEINGQKWLAETISDTGRHLGENISVTLPSNNPIAMLYRGMPPSQRVEVRIMRVDYIAKEIQVVWIGTIVEAKREDIHQTKLISAGLSSTMDTAGLRLTWGKNCPYTLYDVDCKVNPTKFGIKNLEIVAIDGMSIVVNVPKALPDEWFMAGFIEWVDIDGVREVRAVTTHKGNRISLMGGTQKLSIGLRINVYPGCDGRVQTCKEKFNNVLNFGGIPHMPSKSPYDGSRIF
- a CDS encoding phage tail protein, coding for MGGKSGESVVVGYRYFWDIQSGLGRGPVDEIVEIRVDDKTAYVGKPGEITQSKAIFIDKPNLFGGEDTGGEGGIKGRMEILMGEPDQKPSRMLVNLLKGIPNPKIGGRSLLSRKSSHYTREEREAFISDAKIPEAELTDDDLIPGFRGIVTTVFSGLISCYSGYPKKHSYRVRRNKKGWHENSPWYPEKCRILLRNDNLRISGLFKEQEENVRQIHAMNPAHILVECATNKSWGGKKELSDLDLDSYKKAADTLYHEGFGLCMRYNRHSSIKEFMQQVVEHIGAIQYDNVETGKQAIRLLRNDYDADKLPTFNYDNGILKIQDDDSSATDNAANQIILKFLDPVTNKEDQAIANNIASIRMHGVISKTVSYKGIPTFDLAARVAQRDLEMVSSSLTRLKIVFDMRASNFKPGDVFKVNLPDRNIESAVFRVSQIESGNEGEFIVTCMMDVFGLPKANYSTKKSKSLYVPPNFSAEPISTNKLVELPYHVLPFIFNEAMLKVIKPTDCYITALAEAPTPLSLGFQMWTKVGENFRKAADMTFVPSVIFPEKIQPFETKIKFKGDGTELMNAIALMVNDEILRIDSVDLENETITVGRGCADTIPEAHEANARAWCYLFVNQIDPTTYAPGEKLQCKLLTKTSQELYPLAEAIPQSITLRQRQARPYPPGNVKVDGVLGGQINDVNKFSISWAHRSKEIQSDKLISHMEDSVVTAPDGLYKIKFFEDNKLIRTVLTKEDHFIYPDTEKREDETFNRITLSAWKDGLESLYQYEFTVSGAMTLLYDWNFKKNFTVGNQYLNKYDDTDMPGGKYIMLNSDLNTANNKDIYLSFPLKKAYKKVLLSYKVGSYGKRKGLCKIALQFYYQGKMMSEMLSPTFGNWKRDEWHHQAMLSELSDNVDEVRFKIIVEGNIHNNALAFKDIVLKVNEA
- a CDS encoding Com family DNA-binding transcriptional regulator; its protein translation is MQLRCKCCNKLLGQAKEVKNLEIKCVRCKRINTFNHSC